In the genome of Notamacropus eugenii isolate mMacEug1 chromosome 5, mMacEug1.pri_v2, whole genome shotgun sequence, one region contains:
- the DYRK1B gene encoding dual specificity tyrosine-phosphorylation-regulated kinase 1B isoform X2, translating to MLTARLPDWGPRRPPAHGSRQPPSVGPGGAGGSSCGAGCEKSPPSRAPAPGLPSLRPSEPDMAAPPSHGPFSGFPAPQEHTQVVPDVRLLQRRLPLAFRDATSAPLRKLSVDLIKTYKHINEVYYAKKKRRAQQGPPEDASTKKERKVLNHGYDDDNHDYIVRSGERWLERYEIDSLIGKGSFGQVVKAYDHQAQELVAIKIIKNKKAFLNQAQIELRLLELMNQHDTEMKYYIVHLKRHFMFRNHLCLVFELLSYNLYDLLRNTHFRGVSLNLTRKLAQQLCTALLFLATPELSIIHCDLKPENILLCNPKRSAIKIVDFGSSCQLGQRIYQYIQSRFYRSPEVLLGTPYDLAIDMWSLGCILVEMHTGEPLFSGSNEVDQMNRIVEVLGLPPAPMLEQAPKARKYFDRLPGGGWTLRRSKDLRKEYQGPGTRRLQEVLGVQTGGPGGRRAGEPGHSTADYLRFQDLVLRMLEYEPAARISPLGALQHGFFRRTADEATNTGPSGSSTSTSPSPAPDASHSSSAASSVSSSGGSSGSSNDNRSYRYSNRYCGGPGPPVTDCEMHSPQVPPSQPLRPWAGGDVAHKPPPGPAPASSSSSFHGAQAGSSSSSSPPPPELMDVSLGGGPLLPPPAPQDCVPLRPAPPLQHPATSAFRTRTTGGGGPRGGGRPPIPPPEDPALGPRLGLCGVPQSTAASS from the exons ATGCTGACTGCCCGACTGCCAGACTGGGGACCCCGCCGGCCACCTGCCCATGGCTCCCGACAGCCCCCCAGCGTGG GTCCCGGCGGTGCtggtggcagcagctgtggtGCAGGATGCGAGAAGTCGCCCCCCAGCCGGGCTCCTGCTCCGGGCCTTCCTTCCCTTCGGCCCTCTGAGCCGGACATGGCCGCCCCTCCCAGCCATGGTCCTTTCTCCGGCTTTCCAGCCCCCCAGGAGCATACACAG GTGGTGCCAGATGTCAGGCTGCTACAGCGACGGCTCCCGCTGGCCTTTCGGGATGCCACCTCCGCCCCACTACGAAAGCTCTCTGTGGACCTTATCAAGACCTACAAGCACATTAATGAG GTGTACTACGCCAAGAAGAAGCGTCGGGCCCAGCAGGGACCCCCAGAGGATGCGAGcacaaagaaagagaggaaggttcTGAATCACGGCTATGATGACGACAACCATGACTACATTGTGCGAAGCGGGGAACGGTGGCTGGAGCGATACGAGATCGATTCACTCATCGGGAAGGGCTCCTTCGGGCAG GTGGTGAAGGCCTATGACCACCAGGCCCAGGAGCTGGTGGCCATCAAGATCATTAAGAACAAGAAGGCATTTCTGAACCAGGCACAGATTGAGCTGCGGCTGCTCGAGCTGATGAACCAGCACGACACGGAGATGAAGTACTACATCG TGCATTTAAAACGACACTTCATGTTCCGGAACCACCTGTGTCTGGTCTTCGAGCTCCTCTCCTACAATCTGTACGACCTTCTGCGCAACACACACTTCCGGGGAGTCTCACTGAACCTGACCCGGAAGCTGGCGCAGCAGCTCTGCACAGCCCTGCTCTTCTTGGCCACGCCTGAGCTCAGCATCATCCACTGCGACCTCAAGCCCGAGAACATCCTGCTGTGCAACCCCAAGCGCAGCGCCATCAAGATCGTCGACTTCGGCAGCTCCTGTCAGCTGGGCCAGCGG ATCTATCAGTACATCCAAAGCCGCTTCTATCGCTCCCCTGAGGTGCTTCTGGGGACACCGTACGATCTGGCCATTGACATGTGGTCTTTAGGCTGTATTCTTGTGGAGATGCACACAGGAGAGCCCCTCTTCAGTGGTTCTAATGAG GTGGACCAGATGAACAGGATTGTGGAAGTGTTGGGACTGCCCCCAGCTCCCATGCTGGAGCAAGCTCCCAAAGCTAGGAAGTACTTTGACAGGTTGCCTGGAGGGGGCTGGACCCTCCGGAGGAGCAAAGACCTCAGGAAG GAGTACCAAGGCCCCGGCACACGGCGGCTGCAGGAGGTGCTGGGTGTGCAGACGGGCGGCCCCGGGGGCCGGCGGGCAGGTGAGCCAGGCCATAGCACAGCCGACTACCTCCGCTTCCAGGACCTGGTGCTGCGCATGCTGGAGTATGAGCCGGCCGCCCGCATCAGCCCCCTGGGTGCCCTGCAGCATGGTTTCTTCCGTCGAACTGCCGATGAGGCGACCAACACAGGGCCCTCGGGGAGCAGCACATCCACCTCACCTTCTCCAGCCCCTGACGCCTCCCACTCCTCCAGCGCGGCCAGCTCTGTCTCCAGCTCTG GTGGCTCAAGCGGATCATCCAATGACAACCGGAGCTACCGCTACAGCAACCGGTACTGTGGGGGCCCAGGGCCTCCAGTGACAGACTGTGAGATGCACAGCCCCCAG GTCCCACCTTCCCAGCCACTGCGCCCTTGGGCAGGGGGAGATGTGGCCCACAAGCCTCCCCCAGGCCCGGCCCCagcctcctcttcttcctccttccacgGGGCCCAGGCTGGctcttcttcatcctcctcaCCGCCTCCCCCTGAGCTGATGGACGTGAGCCTAGGAGGTGGCCCCCTGCTGCCTCCACCCGCCCCACAGGACTGTGTCCCACTCCGCCCTGCACCTCCTCTCCAGCACCCGGCCACTTCGGCCTTCCGGACTCGGACCACAGGGGGGGGCGGCCCCAGGGGCGGGGGCCGGCCGCCGATCCCCCCACCTGAGGACCCAGCCCTAGGCCCCCGCCTGGGCCTCTGCGGTGTCCCCCAGAGTACGGCCGCCAGCTCGTGA
- the DYRK1B gene encoding dual specificity tyrosine-phosphorylation-regulated kinase 1B isoform X3, giving the protein MAAPPSHGPFSGFPAPQEHTQVVPDVRLLQRRLPLAFRDATSAPLRKLSVDLIKTYKHINEVYYAKKKRRAQQGPPEDASTKKERKVLNHGYDDDNHDYIVRSGERWLERYEIDSLIGKGSFGQVVKAYDHQAQELVAIKIIKNKKAFLNQAQIELRLLELMNQHDTEMKYYIVHLKRHFMFRNHLCLVFELLSYNLYDLLRNTHFRGVSLNLTRKLAQQLCTALLFLATPELSIIHCDLKPENILLCNPKRSAIKIVDFGSSCQLGQRIYQYIQSRFYRSPEVLLGTPYDLAIDMWSLGCILVEMHTGEPLFSGSNEVDQMNRIVEVLGLPPAPMLEQAPKARKYFDRLPGGGWTLRRSKDLRKEYQGPGTRRLQEVLGVQTGGPGGRRAGEPGHSTADYLRFQDLVLRMLEYEPAARISPLGALQHGFFRRTADEATNTGPSGSSTSTSPSPAPDASHSSSAASSVSSSGGSSGSSNDNRSYRYSNRYCGGPGPPVTDCEMHSPQVPPSQPLRPWAGGDVAHKPPPGPAPASSSSSFHGAQAGSSSSSSPPPPELMDVSLGGGPLLPPPAPQDCVPLRPAPPLQHPATSAFRTRTTGGGGPRGGGRPPIPPPEDPALGPRLGLCGVPQSTAASS; this is encoded by the exons ATGGCCGCCCCTCCCAGCCATGGTCCTTTCTCCGGCTTTCCAGCCCCCCAGGAGCATACACAG GTGGTGCCAGATGTCAGGCTGCTACAGCGACGGCTCCCGCTGGCCTTTCGGGATGCCACCTCCGCCCCACTACGAAAGCTCTCTGTGGACCTTATCAAGACCTACAAGCACATTAATGAG GTGTACTACGCCAAGAAGAAGCGTCGGGCCCAGCAGGGACCCCCAGAGGATGCGAGcacaaagaaagagaggaaggttcTGAATCACGGCTATGATGACGACAACCATGACTACATTGTGCGAAGCGGGGAACGGTGGCTGGAGCGATACGAGATCGATTCACTCATCGGGAAGGGCTCCTTCGGGCAG GTGGTGAAGGCCTATGACCACCAGGCCCAGGAGCTGGTGGCCATCAAGATCATTAAGAACAAGAAGGCATTTCTGAACCAGGCACAGATTGAGCTGCGGCTGCTCGAGCTGATGAACCAGCACGACACGGAGATGAAGTACTACATCG TGCATTTAAAACGACACTTCATGTTCCGGAACCACCTGTGTCTGGTCTTCGAGCTCCTCTCCTACAATCTGTACGACCTTCTGCGCAACACACACTTCCGGGGAGTCTCACTGAACCTGACCCGGAAGCTGGCGCAGCAGCTCTGCACAGCCCTGCTCTTCTTGGCCACGCCTGAGCTCAGCATCATCCACTGCGACCTCAAGCCCGAGAACATCCTGCTGTGCAACCCCAAGCGCAGCGCCATCAAGATCGTCGACTTCGGCAGCTCCTGTCAGCTGGGCCAGCGG ATCTATCAGTACATCCAAAGCCGCTTCTATCGCTCCCCTGAGGTGCTTCTGGGGACACCGTACGATCTGGCCATTGACATGTGGTCTTTAGGCTGTATTCTTGTGGAGATGCACACAGGAGAGCCCCTCTTCAGTGGTTCTAATGAG GTGGACCAGATGAACAGGATTGTGGAAGTGTTGGGACTGCCCCCAGCTCCCATGCTGGAGCAAGCTCCCAAAGCTAGGAAGTACTTTGACAGGTTGCCTGGAGGGGGCTGGACCCTCCGGAGGAGCAAAGACCTCAGGAAG GAGTACCAAGGCCCCGGCACACGGCGGCTGCAGGAGGTGCTGGGTGTGCAGACGGGCGGCCCCGGGGGCCGGCGGGCAGGTGAGCCAGGCCATAGCACAGCCGACTACCTCCGCTTCCAGGACCTGGTGCTGCGCATGCTGGAGTATGAGCCGGCCGCCCGCATCAGCCCCCTGGGTGCCCTGCAGCATGGTTTCTTCCGTCGAACTGCCGATGAGGCGACCAACACAGGGCCCTCGGGGAGCAGCACATCCACCTCACCTTCTCCAGCCCCTGACGCCTCCCACTCCTCCAGCGCGGCCAGCTCTGTCTCCAGCTCTG GTGGCTCAAGCGGATCATCCAATGACAACCGGAGCTACCGCTACAGCAACCGGTACTGTGGGGGCCCAGGGCCTCCAGTGACAGACTGTGAGATGCACAGCCCCCAG GTCCCACCTTCCCAGCCACTGCGCCCTTGGGCAGGGGGAGATGTGGCCCACAAGCCTCCCCCAGGCCCGGCCCCagcctcctcttcttcctccttccacgGGGCCCAGGCTGGctcttcttcatcctcctcaCCGCCTCCCCCTGAGCTGATGGACGTGAGCCTAGGAGGTGGCCCCCTGCTGCCTCCACCCGCCCCACAGGACTGTGTCCCACTCCGCCCTGCACCTCCTCTCCAGCACCCGGCCACTTCGGCCTTCCGGACTCGGACCACAGGGGGGGGCGGCCCCAGGGGCGGGGGCCGGCCGCCGATCCCCCCACCTGAGGACCCAGCCCTAGGCCCCCGCCTGGGCCTCTGCGGTGTCCCCCAGAGTACGGCCGCCAGCTCGTGA
- the DYRK1B gene encoding dual specificity tyrosine-phosphorylation-regulated kinase 1B isoform X1 encodes MGVGGEASLAPGPGGAGGSSCGAGCEKSPPSRAPAPGLPSLRPSEPDMAAPPSHGPFSGFPAPQEHTQVVPDVRLLQRRLPLAFRDATSAPLRKLSVDLIKTYKHINEVYYAKKKRRAQQGPPEDASTKKERKVLNHGYDDDNHDYIVRSGERWLERYEIDSLIGKGSFGQVVKAYDHQAQELVAIKIIKNKKAFLNQAQIELRLLELMNQHDTEMKYYIVHLKRHFMFRNHLCLVFELLSYNLYDLLRNTHFRGVSLNLTRKLAQQLCTALLFLATPELSIIHCDLKPENILLCNPKRSAIKIVDFGSSCQLGQRIYQYIQSRFYRSPEVLLGTPYDLAIDMWSLGCILVEMHTGEPLFSGSNEVDQMNRIVEVLGLPPAPMLEQAPKARKYFDRLPGGGWTLRRSKDLRKEYQGPGTRRLQEVLGVQTGGPGGRRAGEPGHSTADYLRFQDLVLRMLEYEPAARISPLGALQHGFFRRTADEATNTGPSGSSTSTSPSPAPDASHSSSAASSVSSSGGSSGSSNDNRSYRYSNRYCGGPGPPVTDCEMHSPQVPPSQPLRPWAGGDVAHKPPPGPAPASSSSSFHGAQAGSSSSSSPPPPELMDVSLGGGPLLPPPAPQDCVPLRPAPPLQHPATSAFRTRTTGGGGPRGGGRPPIPPPEDPALGPRLGLCGVPQSTAASS; translated from the exons ATGGGCGTCGGAGGAGAGGCTTCTCTGGCCCCCG GTCCCGGCGGTGCtggtggcagcagctgtggtGCAGGATGCGAGAAGTCGCCCCCCAGCCGGGCTCCTGCTCCGGGCCTTCCTTCCCTTCGGCCCTCTGAGCCGGACATGGCCGCCCCTCCCAGCCATGGTCCTTTCTCCGGCTTTCCAGCCCCCCAGGAGCATACACAG GTGGTGCCAGATGTCAGGCTGCTACAGCGACGGCTCCCGCTGGCCTTTCGGGATGCCACCTCCGCCCCACTACGAAAGCTCTCTGTGGACCTTATCAAGACCTACAAGCACATTAATGAG GTGTACTACGCCAAGAAGAAGCGTCGGGCCCAGCAGGGACCCCCAGAGGATGCGAGcacaaagaaagagaggaaggttcTGAATCACGGCTATGATGACGACAACCATGACTACATTGTGCGAAGCGGGGAACGGTGGCTGGAGCGATACGAGATCGATTCACTCATCGGGAAGGGCTCCTTCGGGCAG GTGGTGAAGGCCTATGACCACCAGGCCCAGGAGCTGGTGGCCATCAAGATCATTAAGAACAAGAAGGCATTTCTGAACCAGGCACAGATTGAGCTGCGGCTGCTCGAGCTGATGAACCAGCACGACACGGAGATGAAGTACTACATCG TGCATTTAAAACGACACTTCATGTTCCGGAACCACCTGTGTCTGGTCTTCGAGCTCCTCTCCTACAATCTGTACGACCTTCTGCGCAACACACACTTCCGGGGAGTCTCACTGAACCTGACCCGGAAGCTGGCGCAGCAGCTCTGCACAGCCCTGCTCTTCTTGGCCACGCCTGAGCTCAGCATCATCCACTGCGACCTCAAGCCCGAGAACATCCTGCTGTGCAACCCCAAGCGCAGCGCCATCAAGATCGTCGACTTCGGCAGCTCCTGTCAGCTGGGCCAGCGG ATCTATCAGTACATCCAAAGCCGCTTCTATCGCTCCCCTGAGGTGCTTCTGGGGACACCGTACGATCTGGCCATTGACATGTGGTCTTTAGGCTGTATTCTTGTGGAGATGCACACAGGAGAGCCCCTCTTCAGTGGTTCTAATGAG GTGGACCAGATGAACAGGATTGTGGAAGTGTTGGGACTGCCCCCAGCTCCCATGCTGGAGCAAGCTCCCAAAGCTAGGAAGTACTTTGACAGGTTGCCTGGAGGGGGCTGGACCCTCCGGAGGAGCAAAGACCTCAGGAAG GAGTACCAAGGCCCCGGCACACGGCGGCTGCAGGAGGTGCTGGGTGTGCAGACGGGCGGCCCCGGGGGCCGGCGGGCAGGTGAGCCAGGCCATAGCACAGCCGACTACCTCCGCTTCCAGGACCTGGTGCTGCGCATGCTGGAGTATGAGCCGGCCGCCCGCATCAGCCCCCTGGGTGCCCTGCAGCATGGTTTCTTCCGTCGAACTGCCGATGAGGCGACCAACACAGGGCCCTCGGGGAGCAGCACATCCACCTCACCTTCTCCAGCCCCTGACGCCTCCCACTCCTCCAGCGCGGCCAGCTCTGTCTCCAGCTCTG GTGGCTCAAGCGGATCATCCAATGACAACCGGAGCTACCGCTACAGCAACCGGTACTGTGGGGGCCCAGGGCCTCCAGTGACAGACTGTGAGATGCACAGCCCCCAG GTCCCACCTTCCCAGCCACTGCGCCCTTGGGCAGGGGGAGATGTGGCCCACAAGCCTCCCCCAGGCCCGGCCCCagcctcctcttcttcctccttccacgGGGCCCAGGCTGGctcttcttcatcctcctcaCCGCCTCCCCCTGAGCTGATGGACGTGAGCCTAGGAGGTGGCCCCCTGCTGCCTCCACCCGCCCCACAGGACTGTGTCCCACTCCGCCCTGCACCTCCTCTCCAGCACCCGGCCACTTCGGCCTTCCGGACTCGGACCACAGGGGGGGGCGGCCCCAGGGGCGGGGGCCGGCCGCCGATCCCCCCACCTGAGGACCCAGCCCTAGGCCCCCGCCTGGGCCTCTGCGGTGTCCCCCAGAGTACGGCCGCCAGCTCGTGA